The following are from one region of the Vitis riparia cultivar Riparia Gloire de Montpellier isolate 1030 chromosome 14, EGFV_Vit.rip_1.0, whole genome shotgun sequence genome:
- the LOC117929839 gene encoding probable serine/threonine-protein kinase PBL7, whose amino-acid sequence MPIVEPMEYCRCFGFRKGRKYRGSDSMQKLQPSRTSTDPELPSGSKPEASVATDGVAGNKTRTFTFRELATATNNFRQESLIGEGGFGTVYKGKIEGLDQVVAVKMLNKSGLQGNKEFLVEVLMLSLLCHPNLVNMIGYCAEGDQRLLVYEFLPLGSLERHLHDLPPDKEPLDWNTRMKIACGAAKGLSYLHHEAQPPVIYRDLKSSNILLDEGFYPKLSDFGFAKFGPVEDKSHVSTRVMGTHGYCAPEYATTGKLTVKSDTYSFGVVLLELITGQFAIDPTRGHGKKMLVDRVLPILKDPKNYPRLADPRLKGQFPESALHHAIELASMCVRENANARPLMKEVVLALDYLVAHPYDPNADKDSRKRGVRTSENGADLKGPEKDTIEVGKKLNSTIDREQAVAEAKKWGESWRDMKEKGQSSSCNS is encoded by the exons GATCAAAACCAGAAGCATCAGTTGCAACAGATGGGGTTGCGGGTAACAAGACTCGTACATTCACATTCCGAGAACTTGCAACTGCAACAAACAATTTTAGGCAAGAGTCCCTTATAGGGGAAGGTGGATTTGGGACTGTTTATAAAGGGAAAATCGAAGGACTGGATCag GTTGTAGCTGTTAAAATGCTAAATAAGAGTGGGCTCCAAGGGAATAAGGAATTTTTGGTAGAAGTTCTGATGCTTTCTCTCCTGTGCCACCCAAACCTTGTCAATATGATAGGTTACTGTGCTGAAGGGGACCAGCGCCTTCTCGTCTATGAATTCTTGCCTTTAGGATCCTTGGAACGTCACCTCCATG ATCTTCCCCCGGATAAGGAGCCATTGGATTGGAACACAAGGATGAAGATAGCATGTGGTGCAGCCAAAGGATTGAGCTACCTTCACCATGAAGCGCAGCCTCCTGTCATATACAGAGACCTAAAATCATCTAACATTTTGTTGGATGAGGGTTTCTATCCAAAACTGTCTGATTTTGGGTTCGCTAAGTTCGGTCCAGTTGAAGATAAGTCCCATGTCTCGACCAGGGTGATGGGCACCCATGGTTACTGTGCTCCTGAGTATGCCACAACCGGGAAACTAACAGTGAAGTCTGACACATATAGTTTTGGGGTAGTTTTATTGGAGCTGATCACTGGACAATTTGCAATAGATCCCACCCGTGGCCATGGAAAAAAGATGCTTGTTGATAGG GTACTCCCCATATTAAAAGACCCCAAGAACTATCCCCGGTTGGCAGATCCACGGCTGAAGGGCCAGTTCCCAGAGTCTGCTCTACACCACGCTATAGAGCTGGCATCCATGTGTGTCCGGGAAAATGCTAATGCCCGTCCCCTAATGAAAGAAGTGGTGCTTGCTTTGGATTACTTGGTGGCCCATCCCTATGATCCCAACGCAGACAAGGATTCGAGGAAGAGAGGAGTAAGGACATCTGAGAATGGGGCAGATTTGAAAGGCCCTGAGAAGGATACAATAGAAGTGGGGAAGAAGTTGAACAGCACCATAGATCGGGAGCAAGCAGTTGCAGAGGCCAAGAAGTGGGGGGAGAGTTGGAGAgacatgaaagaaaaagggCAGAGTAGTAGTTGTAATAGCTAA